A single region of the Bacteroides luhongzhouii genome encodes:
- a CDS encoding HU family DNA-binding protein: protein MYAKYDFRKKPSSKEDEDEQPLYPRIVSNGTIDFQQIVKEIAQASSFTPADIEGVQLAIENKISEYLVSGHHVQLGNLGYFSAKLKARPVMDAKEIHAQSIYFDNVNFRPSSSFRKKVRGFVEKAKLGFAHSAEVPVEERRRRLEKFLDERPMIRRKEYTQLTGLLKNKALNELNGWVKEGVLDTIGSGSHKIYVRANTKKE, encoded by the coding sequence ATGTACGCAAAGTATGATTTTCGCAAAAAACCGTCTTCGAAAGAAGACGAAGACGAACAGCCGTTGTATCCCCGCATCGTATCGAACGGAACCATCGACTTTCAACAAATTGTAAAAGAGATCGCTCAAGCTTCCAGCTTTACGCCGGCAGATATTGAAGGAGTCCAGCTGGCTATTGAAAATAAAATATCCGAATATTTAGTCAGCGGGCATCACGTTCAGTTGGGAAACCTTGGATATTTTTCAGCCAAGTTAAAAGCACGTCCGGTGATGGATGCCAAAGAGATACATGCACAGTCCATTTATTTCGATAATGTAAATTTTCGTCCATCATCTTCTTTCCGAAAGAAGGTTCGCGGATTTGTGGAAAAAGCGAAGTTGGGATTTGCACATTCCGCCGAAGTTCCGGTGGAAGAACGTCGCCGCAGGTTGGAGAAGTTTCTGGATGAACGACCGATGATACGACGCAAGGAGTATACGCAACTGACGGGACTACTGAAGAATAAAGCGCTGAATGAATTGAACGGTTGGGTGAAAGAAGGGGTACTAGACACCATTGGAAGCGGCAGCCACAAAATTTATGTGCGAGCCAACACAAAGAAGGAGTAA